In Selenomonas dianae, a genomic segment contains:
- a CDS encoding VirK/YbjX family protein: MQSFYQLAKQIYDMNNPREVRRAVIFCARAWLHRGEMQKLDAFFQKDPILAQLAELYPFVYEQPTRAFFYNKSTFDERARIVEQHMLFLCGKLRADVLLPLYQRVSVPLWQGIMCMDEQMTAALFFDYGQRKEGLLSVILRLGAASLYQIIFWIAPAEDGADAMWIGAMQGPNMENARDVVKAATKACHTYRTKNLVLYIAQAVARSLRIGRIYAVTNEGYYANNHVRVDRKLKTDFSAFWREAGGTDTADARFMELPLIEPRKTMEEVPTRKRAVYRRRFALLDAIDAEVSASVRAVLR; the protein is encoded by the coding sequence GTGCAATCCTTTTATCAACTGGCGAAACAGATCTATGATATGAACAATCCGCGTGAGGTGCGGCGTGCCGTGATCTTTTGTGCGCGTGCATGGCTGCATCGCGGGGAAATGCAGAAACTCGACGCATTCTTTCAAAAAGACCCGATCTTGGCACAGCTGGCGGAGCTCTATCCCTTTGTCTACGAGCAGCCGACACGTGCTTTTTTCTACAACAAATCCACATTCGATGAGCGCGCACGCATCGTTGAGCAGCATATGCTCTTTCTGTGCGGGAAGCTGCGTGCAGATGTGCTCCTTCCGCTCTATCAGCGGGTCTCCGTACCTCTGTGGCAGGGGATCATGTGCATGGACGAGCAGATGACGGCGGCGCTGTTCTTTGACTACGGGCAGCGCAAGGAGGGACTGCTGTCCGTCATTCTGCGGCTCGGCGCGGCATCCCTCTATCAGATCATCTTCTGGATTGCGCCGGCAGAGGACGGCGCAGATGCCATGTGGATCGGAGCGATGCAGGGACCGAACATGGAGAATGCACGCGACGTGGTCAAGGCGGCGACCAAGGCGTGTCATACCTATCGGACGAAAAATCTCGTACTCTACATCGCGCAGGCAGTTGCACGCAGTCTGAGGATCGGGCGGATCTACGCCGTGACGAACGAGGGCTACTACGCGAACAATCACGTGCGCGTTGATCGAAAGCTCAAGACGGACTTCAGCGCGTTCTGGCGCGAGGCGGGAGGAACGGATACCGCAGACGCACGGTTCATGGAACTGCCGCTCATCGAGCCGCGCAAGACGATGGAGGAGGTGCCGACGCGCAAGAGAGCGGTCTATCGGCGCAGGTTCGCCCTGTTGGACGCGATCGACGCGGAGGTCAGTGCGTCCGTCCGCGCCGTTTTACGATGA